The Plectropomus leopardus isolate mb chromosome 7, YSFRI_Pleo_2.0, whole genome shotgun sequence genome window below encodes:
- the alg2 gene encoding alpha-1,3/1,6-mannosyltransferase ALG2, with amino-acid sequence MARVVFLHPDLGIGGAERLVVDAAVALKSKGCSVQIWTAHYDPTHCFSETLDPELPVVCVGDWLPTSVFGYLHALCAYLRMIYVALYLVFLSGVEYDVVFCDQVSVCIPVLRLSRCRKKVLFYCHFPDQLLTQRKSALKKLYRAPIDWLEERTTGMADMIVVNSQFTAGVFRETFRGLKGVQTDVLYPSLNTRTFDQQASEAAGLEGLLPEGTSCLFLSLNRYERKKNLGLALVALAALRSSLPPDRRAGIHLVVAGGYDDRVTENVQHYTELKELAAQLHLENCVTFLRSPSDSLKVALLRGSAAVLYTPSREHFGIVPVEAMYCCCPVIAVNSGGPLESVADGETGFLCEPTAEAFSQAMEKLVREPQLRRDMGQAGRRRVQDKFSLEAFSDQLYGYIVRLTQ; translated from the exons ATGGCGCGGGTGGTGTTCCTGCACCCAGACCTTGGTATTGGTGGAGCAGAGCGACTGGTGGTCGATGCTGCTGTCGCTCTGAAGTCGAAGGGATGTAGCGTTCAGATATGGACGGCTCATTATGATCCAACACACTGCTTCTCTGAGACACTGGACCCAGAGCTGCCTGTG GTATGTGTGGGTGACTGGCTTCCCACCAGTGTGTTTGGCTACCTGCATGCCCTCTGTGCTTACCTGAGGATGATCTACGTGGCCCTTTACCTGGTCTTTCTCAGCGGGGTGGAGTACGATGTCGTCTTCTGTGATCAG GTGTCGGTCTGTATCCCGGTGCTGAGACTGTCCCGTTGCAGGAAGAaggttttgttttactgtcacttCCCAGACCAGCTGCTGACCCAGAGGAAGTCGGCTCTGAAGAAGCTTTATCGCGCTCCCATCGACTGGCTGGAGGAACGCACCACTGGCATGGCTGACATG ATTGTGGTAAACAGCCAGTTCACCGCAGGCGTCTTCAGAGAGACCTTTCGTGGTCTGAAAGGAGTCCAGACAGACGTCCTCTATCCCTCCCTCAACACGCGTACCTTTGACCAGCAGGCCAGTGAAGCAGCGGGCTTGGAGGGGCTGCTCCCCGAGGGAACCTCCTGCCTGTTCCTCTCCCTGAACCGATACGAGAGAAAGAAGAACCTGGGCCTCGCTCTGGTGGCTCTCGCAGCCCTGAGGAGCAGCCTTCCTCCCGACCGGAGAGCAGGTATTCACCTGGTGGTGGCGGGTGGCTACGATGACCGAGTTACCGAAAATGTTCAACATTACACTGAACTCAAAGAGCTGGCAGCGCAGCTCCACTTGGAGAACTGTGTCACTTTCCTGCGCTCCCCCTCTGACTCGCTGAAGGTGGCGCTGCTGCGGGGCAGCGCAGCCGTGCTGTACACCCCGAGCAGAGAGCATTTTGGGATAGTTCCCGTCGAGGCAATGTACTGCTGCTGCCCTGTTATCGCGGTGAACTCTGGGGGCCCCCTGGAGAGCGTGGCAGACGGGGAAACGGGCTTCCTGTGCGAGCCCACGGCAGAGGCCTTCTCTCAGGCCATGGAGAAGCTAGTGAGGGAGCCGCAGCTCCGCAGGGACATGGGACAagctgggaggaggagggtgcaAGATAAATTCTCTCTCGAGGCCTTCTCAGACCAGCTGTATGGGTACATTGTCAGGCTGACGCAGTGA
- the LOC121946297 gene encoding phospholipase A and acyltransferase 2-like translates to MIEFVNPWSGLSLWGVYVGDGRVIHFGVGDENMTQRACRSFVQKMVPKSKGDRVLRKTRICTQRITEIKVPPGTRIRVNNNKHNLVPSPQEMMMNRCETFLHQEFKYDLMNFNSEHFATFVRYGNAVCNQVGSTTPE, encoded by the exons ATGATTGAGTTTGTGAATCCGTGGTCAGGATTGTCTCTTTGGGGTGTTTATGTTGGAGACGGACGTGTAATCCATTTTGGAGTGGGAG ATGAGAACATGACACAGAGAGCCTGCCGCAGCTTCGTCCAGAAAATGGTTCCAAAGTCAAAAGGTGATCGTGTTTTGAGGAAGACGAGGATCTGCACACAGCGCATTACGGAGATCAAAGTTCCTCCAGGAACTCGCATCCGggtcaacaacaacaagcacAACCTGGTTCCATCTCCACAGGAGATGATGATGAACCGCTGCGAGACGTTTCTGCACCAGGAGTTTAAATACGACCTGATGAACTTCAACAGCGAGCACTTTGCCACATTTGTTCGATACGGAAACGCTGTGTGCAACCAGGTTGGTTCAACGACACCTGAGTGA